A single Brevundimonas sp. SL130 DNA region contains:
- the lpxI gene encoding UDP-2,3-diacylglucosamine diphosphatase: MSAPGKLGLIAGGGDLPAAVAARCDAEGRPLFIIRLAGFADPHLTRWPGAEFGMAQIGGILKALKAEACTTVCLAGIVNRPDFKSLKPDFKGATLLPGIVAAATQGDDALLRKILSIFEAEGFAVEGADDILGGETLAQGALGAVTPTPEQLADLRKALYVAEKSGELDIGQGAVVCDGLVLAVEAQEGTDAMLNRVAGLPADLRGSEAARKGALGKAPKPIQDLRVDMPVIGPRTVELAAAAGLAGIGGVTGRLILIDRPAIVAAADRLGLFVWGEDR; the protein is encoded by the coding sequence ATGAGCGCGCCCGGCAAGCTGGGCCTGATCGCCGGCGGCGGCGACCTGCCGGCGGCGGTGGCGGCGCGGTGCGACGCCGAGGGCCGGCCGCTCTTCATCATCCGTCTGGCCGGGTTCGCCGACCCCCATCTGACCCGCTGGCCGGGCGCCGAGTTCGGCATGGCCCAGATCGGGGGCATACTGAAGGCGCTGAAGGCTGAAGCCTGTACGACCGTCTGTCTGGCGGGCATCGTCAATCGACCCGATTTCAAGAGTTTGAAGCCCGACTTCAAGGGCGCGACCCTGTTGCCGGGGATCGTCGCTGCGGCGACCCAGGGCGACGACGCCTTGCTGCGCAAGATTCTGTCGATCTTCGAGGCCGAGGGGTTCGCGGTGGAAGGCGCCGATGACATCCTGGGCGGCGAGACCCTGGCGCAGGGCGCGCTCGGCGCTGTGACCCCGACGCCCGAGCAGTTGGCCGATCTGAGAAAGGCGCTGTATGTCGCCGAGAAGTCGGGCGAATTGGACATCGGCCAAGGCGCGGTCGTCTGTGACGGCCTGGTGCTGGCGGTCGAGGCCCAGGAGGGCACTGACGCCATGCTGAACCGGGTGGCGGGCCTGCCGGCCGATCTTCGCGGTTCGGAGGCTGCCCGCAAGGGCGCGCTGGGCAAGGCGCCCAAGCCGATCCAGGACCTGCGCGTCGATATGCCGGTGATCGGGCCGCGCACGGTCGAGCTGGCGGCGGCGGCGGGCCTGGCGGGCATAGGCGGCGTGACCGGGCGGCTGATCCTGATCGACCGGCCGGCTATAGTGGCGGCGGCGGACCGTCTGGGTCTGTTCGTCTGGGGTGAAGACCGATGA
- the lpxA gene encoding acyl-ACP--UDP-N-acetylglucosamine O-acyltransferase, with product MTIHPTALIDATATLAEGVEVGPWCTVGPNVVLAENVRLVSHVVVQQDTTVGAGTVIHPFAVIGGDPQHNGYKGEPVRLEIGENNQIREHCTFNRGTPQGTGVTVVGSNNLFMTGAHIGHDCVVGSNLVMANNATLGGHAHIGDKVFLGGLCAVHQNGRVGQGAIIGGLAAVTRDVIPYGSAWGNHARLRGLNLIGLKRKGYGKDQVRRLLAAYRDLFEGQGEFAGRIDGVADTYADLPEIMEIIAFIRDGGRRPLCLPNAE from the coding sequence ATGACCATCCACCCCACCGCCCTGATCGACGCCACGGCGACCCTGGCCGAAGGGGTCGAGGTCGGGCCCTGGTGCACCGTCGGGCCGAATGTGGTCCTGGCCGAGAACGTGCGTCTGGTCAGCCATGTGGTGGTTCAGCAGGATACGACGGTGGGGGCCGGGACGGTGATCCATCCGTTCGCCGTCATCGGCGGCGACCCGCAGCACAACGGCTACAAGGGCGAGCCGGTGCGGCTGGAGATCGGCGAGAACAACCAGATCCGCGAGCACTGCACCTTCAACCGGGGCACGCCGCAGGGGACGGGCGTGACCGTGGTCGGGTCCAACAACCTGTTCATGACGGGCGCACACATCGGTCACGACTGCGTGGTCGGCAGCAATCTGGTCATGGCCAATAACGCGACCCTGGGCGGTCATGCTCATATTGGCGACAAGGTCTTCCTGGGCGGCCTGTGCGCCGTGCACCAGAACGGGCGCGTGGGGCAGGGGGCGATCATCGGCGGTCTGGCCGCCGTGACCCGCGACGTCATCCCCTATGGCTCGGCATGGGGCAATCACGCGCGACTGCGCGGGCTGAACCTGATCGGGCTGAAGCGCAAGGGCTACGGCAAGGATCAGGTGCGGCGTCTGCTGGCGGCCTATCGCGACCTGTTCGAGGGGCAGGGTGAGTTCGCCGGCCGGATCGACGGCGTGGCCGATACCTATGCCGACCTGCCCGAGATCATGGAGATCATCGCCTTCATCCGCGACGGCGGGCGGCGTCCGCTGTGTCTGCCGAACGCGGAATGA
- the fabZ gene encoding 3-hydroxyacyl-ACP dehydratase FabZ: protein MSEDGKIDYAEVMRRLPHRYPFLLVDKAEAFVPRTSIVGIKNVTHNEPFFPGHFPIDPVMPGVLIVEAMAQTGALLMSKTLDVAVADKVIMFMSIDGVRFRKPARPGDQLRMEVKVIKARGDAYKFRGETFIDGKLAAEAEFMAMVVTVPTPATEPAA from the coding sequence ATGAGCGAAGACGGCAAGATCGATTACGCCGAGGTGATGCGGCGGCTGCCGCACCGTTATCCCTTCCTGCTGGTGGACAAGGCCGAGGCCTTCGTGCCCCGGACCTCCATCGTGGGCATTAAGAACGTCACCCATAACGAGCCCTTCTTCCCGGGCCATTTCCCCATTGATCCGGTCATGCCGGGCGTGCTGATCGTCGAGGCCATGGCCCAGACGGGCGCCCTGCTGATGTCCAAGACGCTGGACGTTGCCGTGGCCGACAAGGTCATCATGTTCATGTCCATCGACGGCGTGCGCTTCCGCAAACCCGCGCGGCCGGGCGATCAACTGCGCATGGAGGTCAAGGTGATCAAGGCGCGCGGCGACGCCTACAAGTTCCGCGGCGAGACCTTCATTGACGGAAAGCTGGCCGCCGAAGCCGAATTCATGGCCATGGTCGTGACCGTACCCACTCCAGCGACAGAGCCCGCCGCCTGA
- the lpxD gene encoding UDP-3-O-(3-hydroxymyristoyl)glucosamine N-acyltransferase has protein sequence MPDTRFFETLAPLSVADLAAQIGGEVERGGDRIIGSVAPLSSADGGAIAFLGDRKFAAALAATKAGCVIVPAEAVASTPPEAAVIVSRTPQASWAMASALLHRPVALDRAITASAAAEDDSVVVEPGVVLGEGVRIGRGSRICANTVIGPGVQIGRDCVIGSNVTVGFTLIGDRVKLYAGARIGEAGFGATGTAAGAMDIPQLGRVILQDGVTVGANSCIDRGAYDDTVIGENTKIDNLVMVGHNCVIGRNNLMAGNTGISGSVTSGDNVIFGGKAGVGDHITIGEGARVAAGAGVLADIPAGETWSGYPARPIRQFLRETIWLAKQASSKKAPKES, from the coding sequence ATGCCCGATACCCGCTTCTTCGAAACCCTCGCCCCCCTGTCCGTCGCCGATCTGGCGGCGCAAATCGGAGGCGAGGTCGAGAGGGGCGGGGATCGGATCATAGGTTCCGTCGCGCCCCTGTCCTCTGCGGACGGGGGCGCGATCGCGTTTCTGGGCGACCGCAAGTTCGCGGCGGCCCTGGCGGCGACCAAGGCGGGCTGCGTGATCGTGCCGGCCGAGGCTGTCGCTTCCACGCCCCCCGAGGCCGCTGTCATCGTTTCCCGCACGCCCCAGGCCTCCTGGGCCATGGCCTCGGCCCTGCTGCACCGCCCGGTCGCCCTCGACCGCGCCATCACGGCTTCCGCGGCGGCCGAAGACGACAGTGTGGTCGTGGAGCCGGGCGTCGTCCTGGGCGAGGGCGTGCGCATCGGGCGTGGCTCTCGCATCTGCGCCAACACCGTCATCGGTCCGGGCGTGCAGATCGGCCGGGATTGCGTGATCGGTTCGAACGTCACCGTCGGCTTCACCCTGATCGGGGATCGGGTGAAGCTGTACGCCGGAGCGCGGATCGGCGAGGCGGGTTTCGGCGCCACCGGCACCGCCGCCGGCGCCATGGATATTCCCCAACTGGGTCGCGTCATTCTGCAAGACGGGGTGACGGTCGGCGCCAACTCCTGCATCGATCGCGGCGCCTATGACGATACGGTCATCGGCGAGAACACCAAGATCGATAATCTGGTCATGGTGGGCCACAACTGCGTCATCGGCCGCAACAATCTGATGGCCGGCAACACCGGCATTTCGGGCTCCGTGACCAGCGGCGACAACGTCATCTTCGGCGGCAAGGCGGGGGTCGGCGACCACATCACCATCGGCGAGGGCGCGCGGGTTGCGGCCGGCGCCGGGGTGCTGGCGGACATCCCTGCGGGCGAAACCTGGTCCGGCTATCCGGCCCGTCCGATCCGACAGTTCTTGCGCGAAACCATCTGGCTCGCCAAACAGGCCTCTTCAAAGAAGGCCCCGAAGGAATCATAG
- a CDS encoding OmpH family outer membrane protein, with protein MKALIIAATAAASLVATVASAQSAAAPANPGPVVPGVCVYYNARLLAQSAAGQAVEARMQQLAQEVQGELQPYATAIQSEAQQLQTSGASLPAADLQSRRQALQQRAQEAQQLESTRENELRYTLAMQRQAITEAVSPILTALYQEKGCGLLLDRESVFMMNPAMDLTDTAIQRLNAALPTLSFNRMAVPAQQSQQPAAAN; from the coding sequence ATGAAAGCTTTGATCATCGCCGCCACGGCCGCCGCTTCGCTGGTCGCCACTGTCGCCTCGGCCCAATCGGCCGCCGCGCCCGCCAACCCGGGTCCGGTCGTTCCGGGCGTCTGCGTCTATTACAACGCCCGCCTGCTGGCCCAATCGGCCGCTGGTCAGGCCGTTGAGGCGCGCATGCAGCAACTGGCCCAGGAAGTTCAGGGCGAGCTCCAGCCCTATGCCACGGCCATCCAGTCGGAAGCCCAGCAACTGCAGACCTCGGGCGCCAGCCTGCCTGCCGCTGACCTGCAGTCGCGCCGTCAGGCCCTGCAACAACGCGCCCAGGAAGCCCAACAGCTGGAAAGCACGCGTGAGAACGAACTGCGCTACACCCTGGCCATGCAACGTCAGGCCATCACCGAGGCCGTTTCTCCCATCCTGACCGCATTGTACCAGGAGAAGGGCTGCGGCCTGCTGCTGGACCGCGAGAGCGTCTTCATGATGAACCCGGCCATGGACCTGACCGACACCGCGATCCAGCGCCTGAACGCCGCCCTGCCGACCCTGTCGTTCAACCGCATGGCTGTGCCGGCCCAGCAGTCGCAACAGCCGGCCGCCGCCAACTAA
- the bamA gene encoding outer membrane protein assembly factor BamA, with product MNDMKSRAAVRLGARSSLLALAVAAGLGAPAFAQSAPASEAAPADGQPPRVEIAAPQTLTVNRILVQGAQRIDQTTVLSYLPIRPGDTVDASILDVAVRTLSRTGLFADVQLGVQNGDLIVQIVENPIINQVVFEGNSALSQDKLTKEVTLQPRGIYTRAKVQEDVGAIVELYRLQGRISATVTPKLVQLEQNRVDVIFEINEGPQTGISAINVLGNHAFSDGDVRDVMVTERSLWWKFFSSNDNYDPNRLDYDQEQLRKFYTNRGYYDFRIISSVAELQPDDQAFQVTLTLNEGDKYNFGKVDVITENDRLNAQFLKALVPIREGQLYESDKIEQAVDALTFAAGSAGYAFVEINPTYKANPDTDTVDVTFNVSEGQRVYIDRINVVGNTRTIDPVIRRELMLTEGDAFNRALMERSRNNLRALGFFKDVKIEETRGSAPDRSVINVNVEEQPTGELSVGAGFSSVDSFTVNLGISEKNFRGRGQNVVARTEWGSLRQQVDFRFTEPKFLGRDLRAGWDLFHSRYDLSEYSSYDYRSTGGGLRLSYPLNGNMLLSTRYFLKSDEIIVPDGYCSTTGSGSSALCDQVGSYLNSSVGYTLQMNFTNDPVRPTRGWSSSLRQDFAGLGGDVNYVKTEADAAWYYGITPRWVVSVQGSTGYISGWNGDPIRINDRFFKGGNSFRGFETAGMGPRDLDTTDALGGNFYAISTFELTLPNYLPEQYGIKTSLFADVGTLGVLDDRYKLTTSGTVDDTIADELSLRASAGVSIHWKSPMGPIRFDISKVLAKEDYDKTESFRFSTSTQF from the coding sequence TCCTGGTGCAGGGTGCGCAGCGGATCGATCAGACGACGGTCTTGTCCTATCTGCCGATCCGTCCCGGCGACACGGTCGACGCCTCGATTCTGGACGTCGCAGTTCGGACCTTGTCGCGCACCGGTCTGTTCGCGGATGTTCAGCTGGGTGTTCAGAACGGCGACCTGATCGTTCAGATCGTTGAGAACCCGATCATCAACCAGGTGGTGTTCGAGGGAAACAGCGCGCTGTCGCAGGACAAGCTGACGAAAGAAGTCACCCTTCAGCCCCGCGGCATCTACACCCGCGCCAAGGTGCAGGAAGACGTCGGCGCCATCGTTGAGCTTTATCGACTGCAAGGTCGCATTTCGGCGACCGTGACGCCCAAACTGGTTCAGCTCGAACAAAACCGCGTCGATGTCATTTTCGAGATCAACGAAGGGCCCCAGACCGGCATCAGCGCCATTAATGTGCTGGGCAACCACGCCTTCTCGGACGGTGACGTCCGCGATGTGATGGTCACGGAACGGTCGTTGTGGTGGAAATTCTTCTCCAGCAACGACAACTATGATCCGAACCGCCTGGACTATGATCAGGAGCAACTGCGGAAATTCTATACGAACCGCGGCTACTACGACTTCCGCATCATCTCTTCGGTCGCCGAGTTGCAGCCTGACGATCAGGCCTTCCAGGTCACCCTGACCCTGAACGAAGGCGACAAGTACAATTTCGGCAAGGTCGACGTCATCACTGAGAATGACCGCCTGAACGCCCAGTTCCTGAAGGCGCTGGTGCCGATCCGCGAAGGCCAGCTCTACGAGAGCGACAAGATCGAGCAGGCGGTCGACGCCCTGACCTTCGCCGCCGGATCGGCCGGCTACGCCTTCGTCGAGATCAATCCGACCTACAAGGCCAATCCCGACACGGACACGGTGGACGTGACCTTCAACGTCTCGGAAGGCCAGCGCGTCTACATCGACCGCATCAATGTGGTCGGCAATACGCGCACCATCGACCCGGTCATCCGGCGCGAACTGATGCTGACCGAAGGTGACGCCTTCAACCGCGCCCTGATGGAGCGGTCGCGCAATAATCTGCGCGCGCTCGGCTTCTTCAAGGACGTCAAGATCGAAGAAACCCGCGGCAGCGCCCCGGACCGGTCGGTCATCAACGTCAATGTCGAAGAACAGCCCACCGGTGAACTTTCGGTCGGCGCCGGTTTCAGCTCGGTCGACTCCTTCACGGTCAACCTGGGCATTTCGGAAAAGAACTTCCGCGGCCGCGGCCAGAACGTCGTCGCCCGGACAGAATGGGGGTCGCTGCGTCAGCAGGTCGATTTCCGCTTCACCGAGCCGAAATTCCTGGGCCGCGATTTGCGCGCCGGTTGGGACCTGTTCCACTCGCGGTACGACCTCAGCGAATATTCGTCGTACGACTACCGGTCGACCGGGGGCGGGTTGCGCCTGTCCTATCCGCTGAACGGCAATATGCTGCTCAGCACCCGCTACTTCCTGAAGTCGGACGAGATCATCGTTCCTGACGGCTATTGCAGCACGACCGGCAGCGGGTCTTCGGCGCTGTGCGATCAGGTCGGCAGCTATCTGAACTCGTCGGTCGGCTATACGCTGCAGATGAACTTCACCAATGACCCTGTGCGGCCGACGCGCGGTTGGTCCAGTTCGTTGCGTCAGGACTTCGCCGGCTTGGGCGGAGACGTGAACTATGTGAAGACCGAGGCTGACGCGGCCTGGTATTACGGCATCACCCCGCGGTGGGTCGTCAGCGTTCAGGGCTCGACCGGCTATATTAGCGGCTGGAACGGCGATCCGATCCGGATCAACGACCGCTTCTTCAAGGGCGGCAACAGCTTCCGCGGCTTCGAAACCGCCGGCATGGGGCCGCGCGACCTGGATACGACCGATGCCCTGGGCGGCAATTTCTACGCCATCAGCACCTTCGAACTCACCCTGCCGAATTATCTGCCGGAACAATACGGCATCAAGACTTCGCTATTCGCCGATGTCGGTACGCTGGGTGTGCTGGACGACCGTTATAAGTTGACGACCAGCGGCACGGTCGATGACACAATCGCCGACGAGTTGTCCCTGCGGGCTTCGGCCGGCGTCAGCATCCACTGGAAGTCGCCGATGGGCCCCATCCGGTTCGACATCTCCAAGGTCCTGGCCAAGGAAGACTACGACAAGACGGAATCCTTCCGCTTCTCGACCTCTACTCAGTTCTAA